In one Dehalogenimonas formicexedens genomic region, the following are encoded:
- the pyk gene encoding pyruvate kinase, producing the protein MSNRKKAPFRRTKIVATIGPATGTPEVIADLIKAGMNIARLNLSHGTLDDHAEYIARVRSESDRAGIPVAILIDIPGPKYRSGPLSNPVVQLRKGEPITLTTKQVVGNSSLVSVNLPTFPDDVKPGDIILVDDGSLQLKCDTVKDTDVGCTVLVGGPLTAGRGIAVPGKTSSMPFMTGQLQAYIEFAVSQKPDFIALSFVSRAEDLIQVRDLIKKKNADLPLVAKIERGTAVKVFDAILAESDAVMVARGDLGVDIPLERLPLVQKEIIHKSNRAGKPVITATQMLESMINSPRPTRAEVSDVSNAIFDGTDAVMLSAETSIGKYPVQAVSMMAAVAVETEKDLPYDQWIAERDSWLSNQTEELISYNACLTARRLESAAIVAFTSSGSTAGRVSKYRPSTPILAISPNIDTCRRLILNWGVQAQQISTPETVDDLFSTAVDICKKINLAETGQNIIVTGGIPLGKAGTTNLLKVQEID; encoded by the coding sequence ATGTCAAACAGAAAAAAGGCTCCCTTCAGAAGAACAAAAATCGTCGCTACCATCGGCCCCGCCACGGGCACGCCGGAGGTCATCGCCGACCTGATCAAGGCTGGCATGAACATAGCCCGGTTGAATCTGTCCCATGGTACGCTCGATGACCACGCCGAGTATATCGCCAGAGTGCGTTCCGAGAGTGACAGAGCGGGCATACCGGTCGCCATCCTGATCGACATCCCGGGACCAAAATACCGTTCCGGCCCTCTCTCCAACCCGGTCGTGCAATTAAGGAAAGGCGAACCGATCACCCTGACCACCAAACAAGTTGTTGGAAATAGCTCCTTGGTCTCCGTGAACCTGCCGACCTTCCCCGATGACGTGAAACCCGGCGACATCATCCTTGTTGACGATGGTTCTCTCCAATTGAAGTGCGATACGGTCAAGGACACCGATGTCGGTTGCACCGTACTCGTTGGCGGACCGCTGACCGCGGGCCGCGGCATCGCCGTGCCCGGCAAGACATCGAGCATGCCCTTTATGACCGGCCAGCTTCAGGCTTATATCGAATTTGCCGTCAGCCAAAAACCGGATTTCATCGCCTTGTCGTTCGTCAGCAGAGCCGAAGACTTGATTCAGGTACGCGATCTTATCAAAAAGAAAAACGCCGACCTCCCGCTCGTTGCCAAGATCGAGCGGGGCACCGCCGTCAAAGTCTTCGATGCCATCCTGGCTGAATCCGATGCCGTCATGGTCGCCCGAGGCGACCTGGGGGTCGACATCCCGCTCGAGCGGCTTCCGCTCGTCCAAAAAGAGATCATTCACAAATCCAACCGCGCCGGCAAACCGGTGATAACAGCAACTCAGATGCTGGAATCGATGATCAATTCGCCCCGCCCCACCCGGGCGGAGGTCAGCGATGTCTCCAACGCCATCTTCGACGGCACCGACGCGGTCATGCTTTCGGCGGAGACCTCCATCGGCAAATACCCGGTCCAGGCGGTATCGATGATGGCGGCGGTAGCCGTCGAGACTGAAAAAGACTTACCTTATGACCAATGGATCGCTGAACGGGATTCCTGGCTTTCGAACCAGACCGAGGAACTCATCTCATACAATGCCTGCCTGACCGCCAGACGGCTGGAATCCGCCGCCATCGTCGCCTTCACCTCTTCAGGCTCTACCGCCGGCCGTGTTTCCAAGTACCGCCCCAGCACCCCGATCCTGGCCATATCCCCCAACATCGATACTTGCCGGCGGCTTATCCTCAACTGGGGGGTTCAGGCACAGCAGATTTCCACCCCGGAAACGGTTGACGATCTGTTTTCGACCGCGGTCGATATCTGCAAGAAGATCAACCTGGCTGAAACCGGGCAAAACATCATCGTCACCGGCGGCATTCCGCTCGGCAAAGCCGGGACCACCAACCTGCTCAAGGTCCAGGAGATCGATTAG
- the mutS gene encoding DNA mismatch repair protein MutS, producing the protein MAENLTPLRSQYLRIKQRYPDVIVFFRLGDFYETFDTDAEVTARELEIVLTAREMGKGMKVPMAGIPYHAVDNYLARLINRGHKVAICEQTTRPGDTKGLMEREVVRLVTPGTVVEPGLLDLKTNNYLAAVFPGDGQFGLAYVDISTGQFAATQMPADRIQSEIERLAPAEIIVPRGSGFTSSYPAPVSELDAYKFEVGAAADLLKDHFGVATLEGYGIGRWPPAISAAGAVVAYLKDTNKDASSGLSHLSAYSVADYMALDENTVNNLEIFKNATTGAVAGSLLGVLDATRTPMGARLLRRWLGQPLLDSKQIVQRHQIVEAILSNNAAREEISRWLKPVADIERLANRIRNFAALPRELIALKRSLEAVPELARALHGHALEGLKCELRENPEIIALIEKSIEPEPASAPGEGGVIREGFSADLDRIKGLTTNTKSYIAKLETEERAATGIKNLKVGYNQVFGYYLEVSQANLAQVPDRFIRKQTLANAERYVTPELKEYEAQILSSKERLAEIETSLYRQVLGQIGQSAEAILALADAVARLDVFAAFAASAAANSYVKPEVKDIGPLVIAAGRHPVVELCVGPGNFISNDLALDSSDSQLIILTGPNMAGKSTYLKQTAIIVLMAQVGSFVPAARAEIGICDRIFTRIGAREDLASGQSTFMVEMVETAAILSSATSRSLLILDEIGRGTSTYDGLAIARAVVEYIHDRIGARTLFATHYHELVELAEKLPRVRNFNVAVAEDRGNVVFLHRIQTGGVDRSYGIHVAKLAGLPKSIINRANRILLELETAGITSPPGKVTRIEETPQLSFLGRPPKVVDEIKKLDPDTLTPREALDRLYEIKRLADQS; encoded by the coding sequence GTGGCTGAAAACCTTACCCCCCTCCGCTCCCAGTACCTGCGCATCAAGCAGCGTTATCCTGATGTCATCGTTTTTTTTCGCCTCGGCGACTTCTACGAGACTTTCGACACCGATGCCGAAGTCACCGCCCGTGAACTGGAGATAGTCCTCACCGCGCGGGAGATGGGCAAAGGCATGAAGGTGCCCATGGCCGGCATCCCCTACCACGCCGTCGACAACTACCTCGCCCGCCTCATCAACCGCGGCCATAAAGTCGCCATCTGTGAGCAGACCACCCGTCCCGGCGACACCAAGGGACTAATGGAGCGAGAGGTGGTACGGCTGGTCACTCCCGGCACGGTCGTCGAACCCGGACTCCTCGACCTCAAAACCAATAACTACCTTGCGGCCGTATTTCCGGGTGATGGCCAATTCGGACTGGCTTACGTCGATATTTCAACCGGGCAATTCGCCGCCACCCAGATGCCCGCGGACCGGATTCAAAGCGAAATCGAACGGCTCGCCCCCGCCGAGATCATCGTTCCCAGGGGATCGGGTTTCACATCTTCATATCCTGCGCCGGTCTCCGAACTAGATGCTTACAAGTTTGAAGTCGGTGCCGCCGCAGATTTGCTCAAAGATCATTTTGGCGTCGCCACGCTTGAAGGTTATGGTATTGGGCGCTGGCCGCCGGCAATTTCAGCCGCCGGAGCCGTCGTTGCTTATTTGAAAGACACCAACAAGGATGCCTCTTCCGGATTGAGCCATCTTTCGGCTTACTCTGTAGCCGACTATATGGCGCTCGACGAAAATACCGTGAACAACCTGGAGATCTTCAAGAATGCCACCACCGGCGCCGTTGCAGGATCGCTGCTCGGGGTGCTTGACGCCACCAGAACGCCGATGGGCGCCAGGTTACTCCGCCGCTGGCTCGGCCAGCCCCTGCTGGACTCGAAACAAATCGTCCAGCGGCACCAGATCGTCGAAGCGATTCTGAGCAATAACGCCGCCCGGGAAGAAATCTCCCGGTGGTTGAAGCCGGTTGCCGACATAGAGCGGCTGGCTAACCGGATTCGCAACTTTGCCGCCTTGCCCAGGGAATTGATAGCCTTGAAACGCAGCCTGGAAGCCGTCCCTGAATTGGCTCGGGCGCTCCATGGGCATGCGCTCGAAGGTTTGAAATGCGAACTGAGGGAAAACCCCGAGATCATCGCCCTGATCGAGAAATCGATCGAACCCGAACCGGCCTCAGCCCCCGGCGAGGGAGGCGTCATCCGGGAGGGTTTTTCCGCCGATCTTGACCGGATCAAAGGCCTGACGACCAACACCAAAAGTTATATCGCTAAGCTCGAGACGGAGGAAAGAGCCGCCACCGGCATCAAGAACCTGAAAGTCGGCTACAACCAGGTTTTCGGCTACTATCTCGAAGTGTCCCAGGCAAACCTGGCACAGGTACCTGATCGCTTCATCCGCAAACAAACGCTGGCCAACGCCGAGCGGTACGTCACCCCGGAACTGAAGGAATATGAGGCGCAGATCCTGAGTTCCAAGGAGCGCCTCGCTGAAATTGAGACCAGCCTTTACCGTCAGGTTCTCGGCCAGATCGGGCAATCGGCTGAGGCCATCCTCGCCCTTGCCGATGCCGTGGCGCGGCTGGACGTATTCGCGGCATTTGCCGCATCGGCGGCCGCCAATTCATACGTCAAACCGGAGGTCAAAGACATCGGACCTCTGGTTATCGCCGCCGGCCGTCATCCGGTGGTCGAATTATGCGTCGGTCCGGGCAATTTTATAAGCAATGATCTGGCGCTCGACAGTTCGGATAGCCAGCTGATCATTCTCACCGGGCCTAACATGGCGGGCAAGTCGACCTACCTGAAGCAAACCGCGATCATCGTGCTCATGGCTCAGGTTGGCTCGTTCGTACCGGCCGCCAGGGCTGAGATCGGTATTTGCGACCGGATCTTCACCCGTATCGGCGCCCGGGAGGACCTGGCCTCAGGGCAGTCCACCTTCATGGTCGAAATGGTTGAAACGGCAGCGATCCTGTCGAGCGCAACGAGCCGGAGCCTTTTGATCCTCGACGAGATCGGGCGCGGCACCTCGACCTATGACGGACTGGCGATCGCGCGTGCCGTGGTCGAGTACATCCATGACCGTATCGGCGCCAGGACATTGTTCGCCACCCATTATCATGAACTTGTTGAATTGGCTGAAAAATTGCCGCGCGTCCGCAATTTCAATGTGGCTGTCGCCGAAGATAGAGGCAATGTCGTTTTTCTTCACCGGATTCAAACCGGCGGCGTCGATCGGAGCTACGGGATTCACGTGGCTAAGCTTGCCGGCCTTCCGAAGTCGATCATCAACAGGGCTAACCGGATCCTGCTCGAACTGGAAACGGCTGGAATAACCTCGCCGCCCGGAAAGGTTACCAGGATCGAAGAAACGCCCCAGCTCTCTTTTCTTGGCCGCCCCCCGAAAGTCGTCGATGAGATCAAAAAACTTGATCCTGACACCCTGACTCCTCGGGAAGCCCTCGACCGGCTCTATGAAATCAAGCGCCTGGCGGATCAGAGTTGA
- the thiE gene encoding thiamine phosphate synthase, producing MRPTLPQTDIYAVLSDACSQGRGNVETARQLLEAGIKIIQYREKDFPMRRKYQECLALRQLCREYRACFIVNDDAGLAVACDADGLHLGQDDLPPEAARRVIGQDMIIGLSVTTPQEIDKALIIPEVDYLGVGPVFPTSTKLNAADPGGIELVEYALKRIGLPVVAIGGITRENIGSLADLGCKCFAVISDLVGAPRIAQRVLEIRTSCHKYIPSKTTRNA from the coding sequence ATGAGACCAACCCTGCCCCAAACCGATATTTATGCTGTTCTCTCGGATGCCTGCTCGCAAGGCCGGGGCAACGTTGAGACCGCCCGGCAGTTACTAGAGGCCGGGATCAAGATCATCCAGTACCGGGAGAAGGATTTCCCGATGCGGCGCAAATACCAGGAGTGCCTTGCCCTAAGACAGCTGTGCCGGGAATACAGGGCTTGCTTCATCGTGAACGACGATGCCGGACTGGCCGTAGCCTGCGATGCCGATGGGCTTCACCTCGGTCAGGACGATCTCCCCCCCGAAGCCGCCCGCCGGGTCATCGGCCAAGACATGATTATCGGTCTGTCAGTCACTACACCCCAAGAAATCGATAAAGCGTTGATAATCCCCGAGGTCGATTATCTGGGCGTCGGACCGGTCTTTCCGACATCCACCAAGCTCAATGCCGCCGATCCTGGCGGTATTGAGCTTGTCGAATATGCCCTTAAACGCATCGGACTTCCTGTTGTTGCCATCGGCGGCATCACCAGGGAGAATATAGGATCGTTGGCAGACCTTGGATGCAAATGTTTTGCCGTGATCTCAGACCTTGTCGGCGCGCCCCGGATTGCTCAGCGCGTACTGGAAATTAGAACTTCCTGTCATAAATATATTCCTTCAAAAACGACACGAAACGCTTGA
- a CDS encoding AIR synthase family protein, whose protein sequence is MPDMEMPEIGKISPEIFREIIFPRLGAKSDKVLVGPQHGVDVGIAEIGGQAVSFTTDPVFIVPQYGFERAAWFAIHIIASDSVTSGLKPKFLSIDLNLPMDMTKEQLSAMWSVMHRECENMGINVITGHTARYEGCSYPMVGGATMIGIGGLDEYVSPRFAREGDKIIITKGPAIEACGIFAAVFPGLITKKFGDDFASRAGGLFYQMSVVDDALAAVSIGVRDNGVSSMHDATECGIWGGLFEVAQAAGLGVRIIKDDIVVADGVPEICRLFGIDDPYAAISEGTLIVTCRPHRACDVIQALSAKNIPSSIVGELTAPEKGMVLVDQGRESALLHPVVDPFWKAFSKAMQGE, encoded by the coding sequence ATGCCCGATATGGAAATGCCTGAAATCGGTAAGATTTCCCCGGAAATCTTCAGGGAGATCATCTTCCCCCGCCTTGGCGCCAAAAGTGATAAGGTCCTGGTCGGTCCGCAGCATGGCGTCGATGTCGGCATCGCCGAAATAGGCGGCCAGGCAGTGTCTTTCACCACGGATCCGGTGTTCATCGTTCCCCAATACGGTTTTGAACGGGCCGCCTGGTTCGCCATCCACATCATCGCCTCTGATTCGGTCACTTCCGGTCTCAAACCGAAATTTCTCTCGATCGACCTTAATCTGCCCATGGACATGACCAAAGAGCAGTTGTCCGCTATGTGGTCGGTCATGCATCGCGAGTGCGAGAACATGGGTATAAACGTGATCACCGGGCATACCGCCCGGTATGAGGGCTGCAGTTATCCAATGGTTGGCGGCGCGACCATGATCGGGATTGGCGGGTTGGATGAGTATGTGTCGCCGCGTTTCGCCAGGGAAGGCGACAAGATCATCATCACCAAGGGTCCCGCCATCGAAGCCTGCGGCATCTTCGCCGCGGTGTTTCCCGGTCTGATCACAAAAAAATTCGGTGATGACTTTGCGAGCCGCGCCGGAGGTCTTTTCTATCAGATGTCGGTGGTCGATGATGCGCTGGCTGCCGTTTCGATTGGTGTTAGAGATAACGGTGTCAGTTCTATGCACGATGCCACCGAGTGCGGCATCTGGGGCGGACTGTTCGAGGTCGCCCAGGCAGCCGGGCTGGGCGTGCGGATCATCAAAGATGACATCGTCGTCGCCGACGGCGTGCCTGAAATTTGCCGCCTGTTCGGTATCGACGACCCGTACGCCGCCATATCCGAAGGCACTCTGATCGTCACCTGCCGCCCTCACAGGGCTTGCGATGTTATTCAGGCTTTAAGCGCCAAAAATATCCCGTCGTCGATCGTCGGGGAATTGACCGCCCCGGAAAAAGGCATGGTTCTCGTCGATCAGGGACGGGAGTCCGCCCTGTTACATCCCGTCGTCGATCCCTTCTGGAAGGCTTTTTCAAAAGCCATGCAAGGAGAATAG
- a CDS encoding YtxH domain-containing protein, which yields MEENTNRGLMAGLLAGAAIGISLGLLYAPRSGVETREMLRKRADDMKVRAESLSHSIRDKVAGVAHPIGGDGHGEAQT from the coding sequence ATGGAAGAAAACACTAACAGGGGTCTAATGGCAGGGTTACTGGCGGGCGCGGCGATCGGGATCAGCCTGGGGTTATTATACGCGCCCAGGAGCGGGGTTGAAACAAGAGAAATGCTCCGCAAGCGGGCGGATGACATGAAAGTCCGGGCCGAATCCCTGAGCCATTCTATCAGGGACAAGGTGGCAGGGGTGGCACATCCCATAGGGGGAGACGGCCACGGCGAAGCACAAACCTGA
- a CDS encoding YtxH domain-containing protein has protein sequence METKTVKGIAAGVLAGAAIGAGAALLLAPQSGRETRKDVRKRVEDLKAQADSFVADIKERDEAFCKAVKEGADDYRRDMMAKYG, from the coding sequence ATGGAGACAAAAACGGTTAAGGGAATCGCTGCCGGCGTGCTTGCCGGGGCAGCGATCGGTGCCGGCGCGGCATTATTGCTGGCGCCCCAGTCCGGCCGCGAAACGAGGAAGGATGTCCGGAAGCGGGTAGAAGATCTGAAAGCCCAGGCTGATAGCTTTGTTGCCGACATCAAAGAGCGCGATGAAGCTTTTTGTAAGGCGGTCAAAGAAGGCGCAGACGACTACCGCCGGGATATGATGGCGAAATACGGGTAA
- a CDS encoding YtxH domain-containing protein, which produces MEKGLAKGLAIGIIAGAAIGAGVGMLYAPQSGKKTRKEIIDRAEDFSDAVKERAEKFSDLVGNKTDKYRKKIMESIS; this is translated from the coding sequence ATGGAAAAAGGTTTGGCCAAGGGTTTAGCGATCGGGATCATCGCCGGGGCGGCGATCGGAGCCGGGGTGGGGATGCTCTATGCTCCACAATCAGGAAAAAAGACCCGCAAAGAAATAATTGACCGGGCTGAGGACTTTTCCGACGCCGTAAAAGAGCGGGCTGAAAAATTCAGCGACCTGGTGGGCAACAAGACTGATAAATATCGCAAGAAAATCATGGAATCCATCTCCTAG
- a CDS encoding nitrous oxide-stimulated promoter family protein, translating to MKADFKGRPRLRNEAGTVRTMISMYCRENHGPGGLCDGCRELTEYAMERLDRCPFGEGKTVCSVCEVHCYKPEMRRRIRDAMRFAGPRMISRHPLLAINHLLHKRRKKPISRS from the coding sequence TTGAAAGCCGATTTCAAGGGACGTCCCCGTTTACGGAACGAAGCCGGGACGGTGCGCACGATGATCAGTATGTACTGCCGTGAAAACCATGGGCCCGGGGGCTTGTGCGACGGGTGCCGTGAATTGACCGAGTACGCCATGGAAAGGCTTGACAGATGCCCTTTTGGCGAAGGCAAAACGGTGTGCTCAGTATGCGAGGTGCACTGTTACAAGCCGGAGATGCGCCGGAGGATCCGGGACGCGATGCGGTTCGCCGGACCGAGGATGATTTCAAGGCACCCGCTATTAGCCATTAACCACTTACTGCATAAGCGCCGCAAAAAGCCTATTTCCCGAAGTTAG
- a CDS encoding GNAT family N-acetyltransferase, translating into MATEVVIRTERLRLTRLSQVDAMALFSYRSLPEVYAWQSFRPSSVADAETFISKTAQKPDQPGTWYQLGIFRNGDPALIGDIGIHFGEASSQVALGYTLDPAFQGKGYVFEAVSAVITYLFRDLGKTRITIDVHPGNSRSRKLAARLGMVQTGSREAPIEDTGSDDESVFYALDVENWPFSNTPKPSTSNFGK; encoded by the coding sequence TTGGCCACTGAGGTAGTGATCCGGACAGAAAGGCTCCGGCTCACCAGATTGAGCCAGGTCGATGCGATGGCCCTGTTCTCCTACCGGTCTCTCCCGGAAGTTTACGCCTGGCAGTCATTCCGTCCTTCCAGTGTCGCCGATGCCGAAACCTTCATCTCGAAAACCGCCCAAAAACCTGATCAACCGGGTACCTGGTACCAGCTTGGCATTTTCCGCAACGGCGACCCCGCCCTTATTGGCGATATTGGTATCCATTTCGGCGAAGCCAGCAGCCAGGTTGCGCTGGGCTACACGCTTGATCCGGCGTTTCAAGGCAAGGGATACGTTTTTGAGGCAGTCTCGGCGGTTATAACTTATCTTTTCCGTGACCTCGGCAAGACCCGGATCACCATTGATGTCCACCCGGGAAATTCACGCTCCCGCAAATTAGCCGCCAGGCTGGGTATGGTCCAGACCGGAAGTCGCGAAGCGCCTATCGAGGATACCGGGAGCGATGATGAAAGCGTTTTTTACGCCCTGGATGTCGAGAATTGGCCGTTTTCCAATACGCCTAAGCCATCGACGTCTAACTTCGGGAAATAG
- a CDS encoding PDZ domain-containing protein — protein sequence MAVPVTDIDGNLVVGFDPQQLEYYLSQAKSAQAPSFGASVADAAKYSAAHGPGVLSGAYVGAVKPGMPAAQAGLKPGDVITRIDSTTVNNASDLGLALSRLEKGARIRISFIREGQPRQAEGLL from the coding sequence ATGGCCGTCCCGGTAACTGACATCGACGGCAATCTCGTGGTTGGTTTCGATCCCCAGCAGCTCGAATACTATCTGTCTCAGGCAAAGAGCGCACAGGCGCCATCATTCGGCGCCTCGGTGGCCGATGCTGCCAAATACAGCGCCGCTCACGGACCCGGGGTTCTTTCAGGGGCATATGTCGGCGCAGTAAAGCCCGGGATGCCGGCAGCGCAGGCGGGTCTCAAACCGGGCGATGTCATTACCCGGATCGACTCTACGACAGTGAACAACGCCTCGGACCTCGGTCTGGCTTTGTCCCGCCTGGAAAAGGGCGCCCGGATCCGTATTAGTTTCATCAGGGAAGGACAGCCGCGCCAGGCCGAAGGATTGTTATAA
- a CDS encoding response regulator transcription factor yields MTKKILVVDDEQKIVEIVCAYLEREGFRVIPAYDGESAIKAFRQEKPDLIVLDLMLPKLSGNDVCRIIRKESEVPIIMLTARDELTDKIVGLELGADDYLTKPFEGRELVARVKAILRRSGLKPSVPLVRCGEITVDAERRQVTIRDRVIELTTTEFEMLKLLAAHPGKVFSRAELLDRLQGDAYEGYERTIDSHIKNLRRKIEPDVDKPSYIHTIYGGGYKLELPG; encoded by the coding sequence GTGACGAAAAAAATCCTGGTAGTAGATGACGAGCAAAAAATCGTCGAAATCGTTTGCGCTTACCTGGAGCGTGAGGGCTTCCGGGTTATTCCCGCTTACGACGGAGAGTCAGCAATCAAGGCTTTCCGCCAGGAAAAGCCGGATCTCATCGTACTTGACCTGATGCTGCCGAAGCTTTCAGGTAACGACGTATGCCGGATCATCAGGAAAGAATCGGAAGTACCGATCATCATGCTTACCGCCCGGGACGAGCTGACTGACAAGATCGTCGGACTGGAACTCGGCGCGGACGATTACCTGACCAAACCCTTCGAAGGACGGGAATTGGTGGCAAGGGTGAAGGCGATACTACGGCGTAGCGGGTTAAAACCCTCAGTCCCACTGGTCCGCTGCGGGGAGATCACGGTGGACGCAGAGCGCCGGCAGGTCACCATCAGGGACCGTGTGATCGAACTGACCACGACCGAGTTCGAGATGTTAAAACTGCTAGCCGCACACCCCGGAAAGGTTTTTTCCCGCGCCGAACTCCTTGACCGGCTGCAGGGGGATGCCTACGAAGGATATGAACGGACGATCGACAGCCATATAAAAAACCTGAGACGCAAGATTGAACCCGATGTGGACAAACCGTCTTATATTCATACGATTTACGGCGGCGGTTACAAATTGGAGCTGCCCGGGTGA